In Lautropia mirabilis, one DNA window encodes the following:
- the xseA gene encoding exodeoxyribonuclease VII large subunit has product MKQQESAFTASSQPFTGEQALTVGQLNRMAGRLLQDTFGTVRVVGELSNFTRAASGHWYFTLKETGAAVRAVMFRMSAQRVGFVPREGDRVEVVARVTLYEARGDFQLGVERMQLAGAGNVWQRFARLKTLLAAEGLFDPGRKQLLPPYIHTVGVISSLKAAALQDVLTTLRRRAPQLRVIIYPASVQGQQAPAELLAAVEAAEARLECDVLLLVRGGGSFEDLDAFNDETLARRLARCTLPVVSGVGHESDFTICDFVADVRAPTPTAAAELVSTDRRESLQRLRHQRVRLQQVMQRQLERLEQRLDMAERLLRSPARQLQAHGQRLEQLAERLQRWPLQELPRQEMRVERLAERLQRAMTSRLVESQGRWQRAADTLRPPSTAAAGFRLAQAEQRLAHAARGCWQRAAARLEMAENSLALISPLAVLGRGYALVRDADGHLLTTVDEARPGGQVEVRLQDGSLQATVDMIISNHSSG; this is encoded by the coding sequence ATGAAACAACAGGAAAGCGCTTTTACAGCCTCTTCGCAGCCTTTTACGGGCGAGCAGGCACTGACAGTCGGCCAGCTCAACCGGATGGCTGGTCGTCTGCTGCAGGACACGTTCGGCACCGTGCGGGTGGTGGGCGAGCTGTCCAACTTCACGCGGGCGGCCAGCGGCCACTGGTACTTCACGCTGAAGGAAACCGGTGCCGCCGTGCGCGCCGTCATGTTTCGCATGTCGGCACAGCGTGTGGGTTTCGTGCCGCGCGAGGGCGATCGTGTCGAAGTGGTGGCCCGTGTCACGCTCTACGAGGCGCGCGGTGACTTCCAGCTGGGCGTCGAGCGCATGCAGCTGGCCGGCGCAGGTAATGTCTGGCAGCGCTTCGCGCGGCTGAAGACGCTGCTGGCGGCCGAAGGGTTGTTCGACCCCGGACGCAAGCAGCTGCTGCCGCCCTACATCCATACCGTTGGCGTCATCAGCTCATTGAAGGCCGCGGCGCTTCAGGACGTGCTCACCACACTGCGCCGGCGCGCCCCACAGCTGCGCGTCATCATCTACCCGGCCAGCGTGCAAGGGCAGCAGGCGCCGGCTGAACTGCTGGCCGCCGTCGAGGCCGCCGAGGCGCGGCTGGAATGCGACGTGCTGCTGCTGGTGCGCGGCGGGGGATCCTTCGAGGATCTGGACGCCTTCAACGACGAGACACTGGCCCGGCGGCTGGCCCGCTGCACGCTGCCGGTGGTCAGCGGTGTCGGCCATGAATCCGACTTCACCATCTGCGACTTCGTGGCCGATGTGCGGGCCCCGACGCCCACGGCGGCGGCCGAGCTCGTCAGCACCGACCGGCGCGAGAGCCTGCAGCGGCTGCGTCACCAGCGCGTGCGGCTGCAGCAGGTCATGCAGCGCCAGCTGGAGCGGCTGGAGCAGCGCCTGGACATGGCCGAGCGCCTGCTGCGTTCACCCGCACGGCAGCTGCAGGCCCATGGTCAGCGGCTGGAACAGCTGGCAGAACGGCTGCAGCGGTGGCCGTTGCAGGAACTGCCCCGGCAGGAGATGCGCGTGGAGCGCCTGGCCGAGCGCCTGCAACGGGCCATGACCAGCCGGCTGGTCGAGAGCCAAGGGCGCTGGCAGCGTGCGGCCGACACCCTGAGGCCGCCCTCGACCGCTGCGGCCGGATTCCGTCTGGCTCAGGCCGAGCAGCGCCTGGCGCATGCCGCCCGCGGCTGCTGGCAGCGTGCTGCCGCCCGGCTGGAGATGGCCGAGAACAGCCTGGCACTCATCAGCCCGCTGGCCGTGCTGGGACGGGGCTACGCGCTGGTGCGCGATGCTGACGGCCACCTGCTGACCACGGTCGACGAGGCCCGTCCCGGCGGGCAGGTCGAAGTGCGTCTGCAGGATGGCAGCCTGCAGGCGACCGTCGATATGATCATTTCTAACCATTCGTCGGGTTGA
- a CDS encoding MotA/TolQ/ExbB proton channel family protein, which translates to MFSIIQAAGWPIWFLILASIATVALIVERAITLQRRKILPPGMLEEVVNLHRNRQLNAEMVTRVERSSPLGRVLATGLRHEFESRDMIKDAMEETGRAVAHDLERFLPTLGTLATVAPLLGLFGTVIGMIEIFGSQAPSGNDPTQLAHGISIALYNTAFGIGVAIPALLAYRGFRSRVDDFLVEMEQQSLRLVDVIKGIGGRH; encoded by the coding sequence TTGTTCTCCATCATCCAGGCCGCTGGCTGGCCCATCTGGTTTCTGATCCTCGCCTCGATCGCCACGGTTGCCCTGATCGTCGAACGGGCGATCACGCTGCAACGCCGCAAGATCCTTCCGCCCGGCATGCTGGAAGAAGTGGTCAACCTGCACCGCAACCGGCAGCTCAATGCCGAGATGGTGACGCGTGTGGAACGCTCCTCGCCGCTGGGCCGGGTGCTGGCCACCGGGCTGCGGCATGAGTTCGAGTCGCGCGACATGATCAAGGACGCCATGGAAGAGACCGGTCGTGCCGTGGCGCATGATCTGGAGCGCTTCCTGCCCACGCTGGGCACGCTGGCCACGGTGGCCCCGCTGCTGGGCCTGTTCGGCACCGTCATCGGCATGATCGAGATTTTCGGCTCGCAGGCCCCCAGCGGCAACGATCCGACCCAGCTGGCTCACGGCATCTCGATCGCCCTCTACAACACGGCCTTCGGTATCGGCGTGGCCATTCCGGCCCTGCTGGCCTACCGGGGCTTCCGCAGCCGGGTTGACGACTTCCTGGTGGAAATGGAGCAGCAGTCGCTGCGCCTGGTGGACGTGATCAAAGGAATCGGGGGCCGGCATTGA
- a CDS encoding DUF192 domain-containing protein, producing the protein MPISHSAQPATTPTFTRAPTMAAPAPAGLADGGTHWARGWRRAQGASIRMASLLLVAGTSLAGIQPAQATPPYRMPVVELEAGGQRIDAELARTEPERERGLMHRTVMPENHGMLFVFEQPAQYCFWMRNTLIPLTVAFLDEDGKVADLADMQPRDERSHCPSRPVRHALEMNQGWFDAHGVKVGDVVKGLETVPNGEPKP; encoded by the coding sequence ATGCCCATTTCCCATTCTGCCCAGCCTGCCACGACGCCAACCTTCACGCGCGCCCCAACGATGGCGGCCCCCGCCCCGGCAGGCCTTGCCGATGGCGGCACGCACTGGGCCAGAGGATGGCGCCGGGCCCAAGGGGCATCCATCCGCATGGCCAGCCTGTTGCTGGTGGCCGGTACCTCGCTGGCCGGTATCCAGCCGGCGCAGGCCACCCCGCCCTACCGGATGCCGGTGGTGGAACTGGAAGCTGGCGGCCAGCGCATCGACGCCGAGCTGGCACGGACCGAGCCGGAGCGGGAGCGCGGTCTGATGCACCGGACGGTGATGCCTGAGAACCATGGGATGCTGTTCGTCTTCGAGCAGCCCGCACAGTACTGCTTCTGGATGAGGAACACGCTGATTCCGCTGACCGTGGCCTTCCTGGACGAGGACGGCAAGGTGGCGGATCTGGCCGACATGCAGCCGCGCGATGAGCGCAGTCACTGCCCTTCCCGGCCGGTGCGCCACGCGCTGGAAATGAACCAGGGCTGGTTCGACGCGCACGGCGTGAAGGTGGGAGATGTGGTGAAGGGGCTTGAAACGGTGCCGAACGGCGAACCGAAGCCGTGA
- a CDS encoding ExbD/TolR family protein yields the protein MNFRRSIRREEPEINFIPLIDLLLVILIFLMVTTTYNRYRELAVDLPSAAGKETPEAPVQIIVAVTADGQYRVDNEVVGHADANMLASVLGRAAGDRQNPIVVVHADAAASHQSVVNVMESARIAGLPRVSFATKTKQSAQ from the coding sequence TTGAACTTTCGGCGTTCCATCCGGCGTGAAGAGCCGGAAATCAACTTCATCCCGCTCATCGACCTGCTGCTGGTGATCCTCATCTTCCTGATGGTCACCACCACCTACAACCGCTACCGCGAGCTGGCCGTGGACCTGCCGTCGGCCGCCGGCAAGGAAACGCCGGAAGCACCGGTGCAGATCATCGTGGCCGTGACGGCCGACGGACAGTACCGGGTGGACAACGAAGTGGTGGGCCATGCCGATGCCAACATGCTGGCCAGCGTGCTGGGCCGTGCTGCCGGTGATCGTCAGAACCCCATCGTCGTCGTGCATGCCGATGCCGCTGCTTCCCACCAGTCGGTGGTGAACGTCATGGAAAGCGCCCGCATCGCCGGTCTGCCGCGCGTGAGCTTCGCCACCAAGACGAAGCAGTCGGCCCAGTGA
- a CDS encoding GlsB/YeaQ/YmgE family stress response membrane protein encodes MALIQMFVVGLVIGLLARAIMPGTQKLGWIMTAILGIVGSALANFVGGAMHFYEPGQTAGWIASVIGAIVVLAVVGKLSNKG; translated from the coding sequence ATGGCTCTCATCCAGATGTTCGTTGTCGGCCTGGTCATTGGCCTCCTCGCCCGCGCCATCATGCCCGGCACCCAGAAACTCGGCTGGATCATGACGGCCATCCTCGGTATCGTTGGTTCCGCCCTGGCCAACTTCGTGGGCGGCGCCATGCACTTCTACGAGCCGGGCCAGACGGCCGGCTGGATCGCCTCGGTCATTGGCGCCATCGTTGTGCTGGCCGTGGTGGGCAAGCTCTCCAACAAGGGCTGA